Part of the Spiroplasma endosymbiont of Poecilobothrus nobilitatus genome is shown below.
TGTATAATGGTGATGCAATTTATGCTGATACATTATTTGCTAAGAGTCATGAAAAAGCGAGGGGAACAAAATTAATTATTACCCGCCCACGAGCAACAAAGGCGTGAACACCAGAAACAGTTGAAGGAACTAACATTTGAAGTGAAAATATGGTTTTATCAAAAAATGCTAGAAATCAGGAGTTAGCTTATAAATTTATGAATTTTATTATTCAAAATTCATCAGCATTAACAGAAGAAGCTAATTATACTTCACCATATCAACAAGTAATGGATTATGAAAATAATTATAATTATTATAGTAATGGTCATAATCAAGAATCTGGCGCAATGATTAATTATCAACATGATTATGTTCCTGCGGCGAAACTTAATGAGAAGGGAATGTATGTTGCTCAACCAGAAATGGCCGATAGACCATTTGAAATAACTGATTTAGATGGTTATATATTAAATAAATATAATATTTTAATTGCTGGGAAAAACTAATAATTATTTTAAAAATAAAAAATAGAAGTTAATTACTCCTATTTTTTTTATTTTTTAACATTAAATTTTTTTAATTTTGTAGAAAACTCTTGATGAAATAAAAAAAATCATCAATATGATAACTTTAAAAGAAAATTATATAAACTTTGATAGTAAGAAAAAAGTTGAGGTTTGTAAGTATAACAAACAAAATTAAATTTACTTTTTAATTAAGTAATGCAAAAAAAATGCTTAATATTAGGTTTTTAGTAAATTTATTTAATTTGTTTAGTTGTTTTTATTTATATTTTTTTGTAAAATATCAACTTTTGTAATGCTATCTAAACTTTTAATATTGTTATTTAACTTTTTTATACGTTAAAATATAATACCGATGATTGTTGGTTTGGTGTTAAACCTTTATGCTGGTATTTTAATTTTCAGAGATTTAAATAATTTTGAATGTTCGTGAAACCTAAGCCATGATGATGAATTAATGATTCTTTAAGATTTGATTGTAATTTACTAATTTTATTTAACTTCCGATAACTAGCATCAGGATTTGTACTAGTTTTAGTTTCTAATAAAATAGAATTTGTTTTTTTTGCTACTAATAAATATAATGGTTGCATGTCAGAAATAATAATTGAATTTTCTTTGATTAATTGTTTATTAATATTTTCAATAATTCACTGTTTTTGTAATCGTTTTGTGTTGGTTCATTTAACATAAATATTATTATTGCTATCAACAGCCATTTGAATACAACATTTAGTCTTGGTTGAAAATGAATCAAGATTAATTTTTCTTTTATCAAATTTATCTTTAAAATTACCTTTGTGGATTTCTTTAATAAATGTTTCGTCGATTTGAATTTGACCATTTAACGTTTTAAATTTTAATTGGGTGTTTTCTAATTGTTTTGATTTCATTATTTTTTGGCGATTATATCAAGCGGTTTTCGGTGATGTTTTAATAAAGCGGGAAATCATTTTACTATATTGGCCTAATAATGAAATTTGAATCAATAAATTTCACTGTTCATAATTTAAATGACTTCAATACGTAAAATGATCACGAAAAGCATCAAAACTAGCACGACATTTTTTGCATAAATATTTTTGTTTTCCTTCAGGATTATGACGATTTTTAACACAATAAAAAGATTGACAATTAGGACATTTAATACCTTTATCCCTAAATTTTTTATCAATTTCATTTAAGCGTTTTTGTTTTTTAATTAATTCTGCTTCTTTTTTGACTTTTTCATGAAATTCTAAAAATTGATCATCTGTTAAACTATTTATTAATTCTTCAATTATTTTTCCCATTAATTATTAACCTCTTATATTAAAAATATACCTAATTTTAGGTATATTTTATAAATATCAAGAGTTTTCTACAAAATTAAATGAATATTCTGCATTCTATCAATAATTTGTTATAGTTTGCAATCATATTTTACTAGTATTCATTATTCAATGACAATGTTAAATGTTGGTAATGGTCAAAAAATTGTTTTTCAGGACAAGCGCGCTTTAAAAACAGTTTTATATGATGTTGGTGTTAGCTATGGTCGTTCAAAACAATT
Proteins encoded:
- a CDS encoding transposase, with the protein product MGKIIEELINSLTDDQFLEFHEKVKKEAELIKKQKRLNEIDKKFRDKGIKCPNCQSFYCVKNRHNPEGKQKYLCKKCRASFDAFRDHFTYWSHLNYEQWNLLIQISLLGQYSKMISRFIKTSPKTAWYNRQKIMKSKQLENTQLKFKTLNGQIQIDETFIKEIHKGNFKDKFDKRKINLDSFSTKTKCCIQMAVDSNNNIYVKWTNTKRLQKQWIIENINKQLIKENSIIISDMQPLYLLVAKKTNSILLETKTSTNPDASYRKLNKISKLQSNLKESLIHHHGLGFTNIQNYLNLWKLKYQHKGLTPNQQSSVLYFNV